One segment of Desulfovibrio sp. DNA contains the following:
- a CDS encoding AlpA family phage regulatory protein, whose product MTNTILPTTGFMRLSQVLQFIPISQSTWYSGIKTGRFPQPVKLGPRTTVYRAEDIRKLIDEFGVQSPAQ is encoded by the coding sequence ATGACAAATACCATTCTCCCTACCACTGGCTTCATGCGCCTGAGCCAAGTTCTCCAGTTTATCCCCATCAGCCAAAGCACTTGGTATTCTGGAATAAAGACGGGCCGATTTCCTCAGCCCGTCAAGCTTGGGCCAAGAACAACGGTATACCGCGCTGAAGACATTCGCAAACTGATTGACGAATTTGGTGTTCAAAGCCCCGCTCAATAG
- a CDS encoding DUF6475 domain-containing protein, producing MRAEDFDRFDALIQGVADCYGQTLTAQGIALRFKMLTPFDYAAVERAALAIMATRKFTTMPTPADFIDHLNGGNVEDQAEVESGKVLQAISTHGGYASVVFDDPTTQAVIVQAYGGWVQMCAKCGVEESEKWFRTNFAKTWAAYKRQDIKVFGVLGGRCEIQNTANGFAEYQDKPKLVGNQKKAIAVLESVEKSGLESSSTGIVSLLEAGLKNSMQGISQ from the coding sequence ATGAGGGCTGAGGACTTTGACCGATTTGACGCGCTTATTCAGGGTGTAGCCGATTGCTACGGGCAAACGCTGACTGCACAGGGGATTGCCTTGCGGTTCAAGATGCTAACCCCGTTTGACTATGCCGCAGTTGAAAGAGCCGCGCTTGCGATCATGGCCACACGCAAGTTTACCACAATGCCCACGCCCGCAGACTTTATTGACCATTTGAACGGCGGGAATGTTGAAGATCAGGCCGAAGTCGAATCAGGCAAAGTATTGCAGGCCATTTCAACGCATGGCGGGTATGCCAGTGTGGTTTTCGACGATCCCACAACGCAGGCAGTTATCGTGCAGGCATATGGCGGATGGGTGCAGATGTGCGCCAAATGCGGCGTTGAAGAATCTGAAAAATGGTTTCGTACGAACTTTGCCAAAACATGGGCTGCATACAAAAGGCAAGACATCAAAGTGTTCGGCGTGCTTGGGGGAAGGTGTGAAATTCAAAATACCGCCAACGGCTTTGCTGAATACCAAGACAAGCCCAAGCTGGTGGGCAATCAGAAAAAGGCAATTGCTGTGCTTGAGTCTGTTGAAAAAAGCGGCCTTGAAAGTTCTTCCACTGGAATCGTTTCATTACTGGAAGCAGGGCTAAAAAACTCAATGCAAGGTATCAGCCAATGA
- a CDS encoding helix-turn-helix domain-containing protein has product MTTNFTQGWLTLAEVAEFLRVSPTTVRRLITTGRLRANNTSCATRPLWRIHEQWIADYAQKTPEQKEENNAPMQTAED; this is encoded by the coding sequence ATGACAACCAATTTTACCCAGGGGTGGCTCACACTGGCAGAGGTGGCGGAGTTTCTTCGCGTCTCCCCCACTACGGTACGCCGTCTCATAACAACCGGCAGGCTACGGGCCAACAACACGTCATGCGCAACAAGGCCGCTCTGGCGCATCCATGAGCAATGGATAGCCGACTACGCTCAAAAAACCCCAGAACAAAAGGAAGAAAACAATGCCCCCATGCAGACCGCTGAAGATTGA
- a CDS encoding tyrosine-type recombinase/integrase — protein sequence MPPCRPLKIEECAAMYSAYTGRHKLRNQCLHLLCLTRGLRIHEALSIRVSDVLQNRQVVQALQVQRGKMKQAAQGRTILLPAQTREAIRLQLDWLLKYGHLGPDQFLFRSQLGDRPMQVAEAWKIFNDAANKAGLRRDLGTLATHSWRKTFATEIFCAAIDRVQAGERIDPMREVARALGHADMKNTEKYLPVDPEVAFKNMQMLEARHSYALP from the coding sequence ATGCCCCCATGCAGACCGCTGAAGATTGAAGAATGTGCCGCAATGTACAGCGCCTATACTGGCCGCCACAAATTGCGCAATCAGTGCTTGCACCTGCTCTGCCTTACAAGAGGCCTCCGCATCCATGAGGCTCTTTCCATCAGGGTTTCAGACGTGCTGCAAAACCGGCAGGTGGTTCAGGCGCTTCAGGTACAGCGCGGCAAGATGAAGCAGGCGGCGCAGGGCCGCACTATCCTGCTGCCAGCACAAACCCGCGAAGCAATCCGGCTTCAGCTGGATTGGCTGCTCAAGTACGGCCACCTTGGCCCAGATCAGTTTTTATTTCGCAGTCAACTGGGCGACCGGCCCATGCAAGTGGCAGAAGCATGGAAGATTTTCAATGACGCTGCGAACAAGGCAGGGCTTCGCCGGGACTTGGGAACGTTGGCCACACACAGTTGGCGCAAGACTTTTGCCACAGAAATTTTCTGCGCTGCCATTGACCGGGTTCAGGCTGGTGAGCGCATTGACCCCATGCGCGAGGTTGCCCGCGCCCTGGGCCATGCGGACATGAAGAACACTGAAAAGTATCTGCCTGTTGACCCTGAAGTCGCCTTCAAAAACATGCAGATGTTGGAAGCCAGGCACAGCTACGCGCTGCCCTGA